CCTTTCCAACGACTGCTGTTCAGACGTGCCGAAATAGGTGTCAAAATCCATGCCGTCGGGAGCAAAAACCTGCAGGGTGCTGCCAAACCCTAATGGCGCCGAGGTAAGCGCATAGATTCCACGGCTGCGCGCTTCTTTGAATAACATCCGCCGTGTTGTAAATTCAAAAAAATCGATCCCATCGACAAACACCTGCACCCCGTCAAAAAAGGTGTCGACATTTTCCGTGCGGACCCCTTCAGGCATGACGGTGACTTGGGCAAAAGGATTAATATCGACAATCATCTCGGCCAGGACCTCGGCTTTGTTGCGATCGAAAGTTTGCTTTGAAGCACCAAATTGCCGGCTGACATTGGCTGGCTCAAAACAATCCGGATCGGCAACGACGAATTGTCCCACCCCCAGCCGGGCCAAGGTGAGAATGTGCAAGCCACCAACGCCTCCGGCACCGACGACAGCGACTTTAGACGCCAGCAGCTTCTTTTGCTCAGCCTCGCTGAGCAAGCCGATATTGCGAGAGAATTCTTCAGAAAGCAGCTTTTCAACCGTCATGTCACGTTCCCTCCAACTTGAATACAATCTGTACGCATACGGAAAAGCATAGCCAAGGTAGTGGCAAAGTAAAGGTCGGCGGCACGCCTACTGAAGGCGCTCAGCGGAAGAAGGCTGCAAACTCGCATTCTGATGCTCTTTCAACCGCCCCAGTTTAAGTGGAAGATAGTCCAGTGTTGTCTGATAACCTAATTCGTAAAGTCGGTCTTTTGCTGAACGGGAAAGAGAGAATTCCAGGGGAGAAAATTCCTCGGTTTTAATCAGCAGGGTTTTTGACCAGTACAGATCCGCCACATACTCCCGAGACAATGAGGTCAAAAACGTCCGGATCAACATCAGGATATATTCCGGCAAAGGGAAAAAACGATTGCGGAAAGTTTCTCGATGGCTCTGGGTGGATCGCAAGCGGAAGAACACCAGAGGCTTGCCATTACCACCCCAATCCTGACGCAGGGCATCCTCAGCCAGGATACTGCCATCGACCAAAAGTTTTTCACCAAAAGGCCTGTAGGTAAAAAAGAGTGGAATGCCGATGGAACAACGCACAGCCGTGGCAACTTTAAAGTCGGGGGTGGTTTCTCGATCAAACACCACGGGCTGCTGGGAATAGACATCCGTTGCCACAACATGGAGGTCGATGGGCAAGTCGCGAAACGTCACCCCCTGAAGTTGTTCATCCATCCACTGCTCAAAACGCTCTCCGGACGACAACCCGCCCCTGCGAATCAAACTCGGCAATGAAAAACCGCGAAATTGAGCAAAATCGACATCACGAGCCAACTGTTGCAAACGATCAACGGGCAATCCGGCACAATATAAGGCGGCGACGACGCTTCCGCCGGATGTAGCCACCATTCGGCTGATGCGAACAGGCAGCTGCTCTAAAGCACGCAACACACCGACATAGGCCGGCAGCCGTGTACCGCCTCCTGCAAAAACAGGAATAATTTCGTCCGGGGTAAACATCAGTCGTGCTCCCTTTCCGGGACAAAAACCAATAGATCCCTTCAAGCTCACTCAGAAAAAACTGCCCCTAACAGAATGTTGAAAGGTCTCTTCCAGAGCCTTTTCCGACACAAGCCGAAAATGCGATTGCGGTCTTATCAATACCTTATAAAGCTACTATTGACTATGCTCTCCCAGCCATGAGCTCCACAGGCTGTTTTTCAACAGCCTGCTTTTTCCACATACCAGGCAACGGTTTTTTCGATCCCGTCAGCCACCCGATAGTGGGGAACGTAGCTCAACAGCTGTTGCGCTTTGGACACATCCGCCTGGGAGTGGCGAATATCTCCAGCGCGAAAATCACGATAAACCGGCTCACGGCTATAATCGACGCCATGACGTTGCATCGCCCTCTTCATCGCGTTAAACAATTCATTGAGGGTAATCCGATCCCCCAGGGCAACGTTATAGACATGGTCCTTCGCCTCGGGTACGGCGTGCGCGGCCAGCAAATTCGCCTGAACAACATTATTGATAAAGCAAAAGTCCCGGCTGGTTTCACCATCCCCGTTGATATAGACCGGTTCATCCGCCAGCATGGCGGCAGCCCAGGCTGGGATAACGGCCGCATAAGCTCCTGTCGGATCCTGGCGCGGACCAAACACGTTGAAATAACGCAATCCCACGCTGTTAAAACCATACGTCTTGGCAAAAACGCCGGCATAAACCTCATTGACATACTTCGTGACGGCATAGGGAGACAACGGCACGCCAATGACATTTTCCACTTTGGGCAAAGCACTGTGATCACCATAGACCGCACTGGAAGACGCATAAGTAAAGCTTTTGACGTCTGCCTGGCGTGCCGCCTGGATCATGTTGAGAAAGCCGTCGATGTTGTTCCGGTTGGTGGCAAGCGGATCGTTGATGGAGCGTGGTACCGAGCCTAGAGCGGCCTGATGAAGCACGTAATCGACGCCGGAGCACAGACGCCGGCAAACGTCCAACTCACAAATATCTCCTTCGACAAAAGTAAACCGTCGCCATTGCTTTTCAGAAACACGTCGTTGCACTTCGTCCAAGTTGTGTGGGTAGCCGGTGGAAAAGTTATCCAGGCCGACCACGTCCTGGTTCAGCCTCAACAATGTCTCAACAAGGTTGGACCCGATAAAACCTGCGCAGCCCGTCACAAGCCACACTTTGGAATTCTGCTCAAGTTCGGTTTTTAACGCCTCATAATCCATCACAAAACATCACCTTTACGGCACAGAGAATCCACACCAAACCGTTCACGCTCCAGTTACAACGACCAGTAAATAAATCCTTCGCTCTCAGCCTGTTGGGGTGAGATGCACCCCTTGACATCAACCAGCACGGGTTGGCTGTTGCCGTTGCTGCACATCTTTTTCATTTCCTGAAGCGAAATCGACTTATAAATCTCATGAGCCACAGCCCAAACAATCGCATCCACCGGGCCGATTTTCTCCAGTGAGGTCAGCTCAATGCCATATTCGTGCAAAGTTTCCTGCGGATCGGCTACGGGATCATTGACAATGACATCCATGTCATAGTCTTCAAGCTCCCGAACAACATCAATCACCCGAGTATTGCGGATATCGGGCACATTCTCCTTGAATGTCAGTCCCAGAACCAAAACACGAGCCCCTTTGATGGTCTTGCCGGCACGAATCATTTTCTTCACGGTGTTTTCGGCCACATACTTGCCCATGCCGTCGTTAATCCGCCGACCGGCGAGAATCACCTGGGGGTTATAACCGATCTCTTCCGCTTTATGGGTCAGATAGTAGGGATCGACGCCAATACAATGTCCGCCGACAAGTCCGGGCGTAAACGGCAGGAAGTTCCATTTCGTGCCCGCTGCGGCCAGAACATCGCGCGTCGGGATATTCAACATACCAAAAATAATCGACAATTCGTTCATCAATGCGATATTGAGATCACGCTGGGTATTTTCAATAACCTTGGCGGCTTCGGCCACCTGAATAGAGCTGGCCCGATGGATTCCGGCGGAAATAATCATTTCATAGACACCGGCAACCGTATCGAGAGTAGCCGCATCTTGTCCGGAAACCACTTTGACGATTTTATCCACCGTATGGACCTTATCCCCGGGATTGATCCGTTCCGGTGAATAGCCCACGGTAAAGTCCCGACCGCACTGTAAGCCGGAATGATCTTCCAACAGCGGCACGCAAATCTCTTCCGTCACCCCGGGATAGACCGTCGATTCATAAACAACAATGGAACCGGCCTGCAAAAATTCCCCCGCAGTCATTGATGCGGAACGCACCGGCGTAAGGTCAGGATTTTTATTGGCATCAATGGGTGTCGGCACCGTTACAATGACAAATGCAGCCTCATTTAATTGTGAGGCATCCGCCGTGTAAGCAATTGTTGTTGCCGCCAGTTCTTTTGAACTCACTTCTCCGGTCGCATCATGGCCCTCTTTGAGTTCTTCAATTTTCTTTCGGTCAATATCAAAACCGATCACATCACAGCATTTGCCAAAGGCAACGGCCAGAGGCAAACCTACATATCCCAGACCAACAACCGCAACCTTGCTTTTCCTGCTACGAATATCCTCGAGTGTGACCATGTGATTCATCCTTTTCTATTGAACAACATAAGCATTTGTAGTGCCAAAGATGTTCGTTGCTATTGAAACCGTGTACATCCCATCGTCAAAAAAGTCGCGTGATTCATCGCCTGCATGCTCAGACCACTCCTTTCAATCCCGCACCGGCACCACAGGAAGGTGCCCGGCGCACCTCCAGAGCCTGTTCGGTCAACCAGACGTTATCCGTCAAAATTCTTCTTGCATGCCTGGGGTTATGACCATCACTGCCGACACAGGCATACATTTCCTGCTTTTGAAACAACATCGCCAACCGCCTGGCATTGGGGCCATAAACGCCATTGAAACTGCCTAGATCAGCCTGCAGTAAGCAGCCCAGGTCCATGGCTTCCAGCAAATCAGGGGGTAACAGATCCACAGCATTGCGATTCGGCGACAAGCGGTTGAAACAGCGCTGCACAAACTCAACGACAGTCTGCCGGCGTCTGCCGGAAAAAAAACGTTCCGGATGTGCCAGAACCGGCACCAACCCTCTCTTTTTTATCCATCGGACCGCATCGGGCAGGATGCGAACATCACCCGAAGAGGGCAATTCAAACAACAAAAGATTAGTCTTGCCCAGTGTCATTGGATTTTCAAGGCGGTCCAGAAAAAAATCATCCAGATAATATTCCATACCTGTTTCAAGCTGAAACGGAATGCCCTCAGAATCGAGCACCTGCTGCAACGCCGTAACCGCCTCCCTGATCTGCTCAGCGGAAAAATCATACAGTCCGGTAATACAATGCGGCGTGCAATATGCGCGTGAGAATCCCGCGTCCACCAGCTGTCGAGCCATATCAATGGACTCTTCCTCATTCTGGCAACCATCGTCGAGTCCCGGTAGAATGTGGCAATGATAATCGATCATAAACTCTCTTTTTGCGTCAAA
This region of uncultured Desulfuromonas sp. genomic DNA includes:
- a CDS encoding patatin-like phospholipase family protein encodes the protein MFTPDEIIPVFAGGGTRLPAYVGVLRALEQLPVRISRMVATSGGSVVAALYCAGLPVDRLQQLARDVDFAQFRGFSLPSLIRRGGLSSGERFEQWMDEQLQGVTFRDLPIDLHVVATDVYSQQPVVFDRETTPDFKVATAVRCSIGIPLFFTYRPFGEKLLVDGSILAEDALRQDWGGNGKPLVFFRLRSTQSHRETFRNRFFPLPEYILMLIRTFLTSLSREYVADLYWSKTLLIKTEEFSPLEFSLSRSAKDRLYELGYQTTLDYLPLKLGRLKEHQNASLQPSSAERLQ
- a CDS encoding CpsB/CapC family capsule biosynthesis tyrosine phosphatase, coding for MIDYHCHILPGLDDGCQNEEESIDMARQLVDAGFSRAYCTPHCITGLYDFSAEQIREAVTALQQVLDSEGIPFQLETGMEYYLDDFFLDRLENPMTLGKTNLLLFELPSSGDVRILPDAVRWIKKRGLVPVLAHPERFFSGRRRQTVVEFVQRCFNRLSPNRNAVDLLPPDLLEAMDLGCLLQADLGSFNGVYGPNARRLAMLFQKQEMYACVGSDGHNPRHARRILTDNVWLTEQALEVRRAPSCGAGAGLKGVV
- a CDS encoding NAD-dependent epimerase/dehydratase family protein — translated: MDYEALKTELEQNSKVWLVTGCAGFIGSNLVETLLRLNQDVVGLDNFSTGYPHNLDEVQRRVSEKQWRRFTFVEGDICELDVCRRLCSGVDYVLHQAALGSVPRSINDPLATNRNNIDGFLNMIQAARQADVKSFTYASSSAVYGDHSALPKVENVIGVPLSPYAVTKYVNEVYAGVFAKTYGFNSVGLRYFNVFGPRQDPTGAYAAVIPAWAAAMLADEPVYINGDGETSRDFCFINNVVQANLLAAHAVPEAKDHVYNVALGDRITLNELFNAMKRAMQRHGVDYSREPVYRDFRAGDIRHSQADVSKAQQLLSYVPHYRVADGIEKTVAWYVEKAGC
- a CDS encoding ThiF family adenylyltransferase, which produces MTVEKLLSEEFSRNIGLLSEAEQKKLLASKVAVVGAGGVGGLHILTLARLGVGQFVVADPDCFEPANVSRQFGASKQTFDRNKAEVLAEMIVDINPFAQVTVMPEGVRTENVDTFFDGVQVFVDGIDFFEFTTRRMLFKEARSRGIYALTSAPLGFGSTLQVFAPDGMDFDTYFGTSEQQSLERNLAAFASGLAPYPYHIRYMDLAKVDMKNKKGPAVAPACTLATSLLTTEVVKILTGSQKVSPVPHYIQIDMYRRKLKKGYLLWGGKNPLQQLKTWLIFRQFKKRMNQS
- a CDS encoding nucleotide sugar dehydrogenase: MVTLEDIRSRKSKVAVVGLGYVGLPLAVAFGKCCDVIGFDIDRKKIEELKEGHDATGEVSSKELAATTIAYTADASQLNEAAFVIVTVPTPIDANKNPDLTPVRSASMTAGEFLQAGSIVVYESTVYPGVTEEICVPLLEDHSGLQCGRDFTVGYSPERINPGDKVHTVDKIVKVVSGQDAATLDTVAGVYEMIISAGIHRASSIQVAEAAKVIENTQRDLNIALMNELSIIFGMLNIPTRDVLAAAGTKWNFLPFTPGLVGGHCIGVDPYYLTHKAEEIGYNPQVILAGRRINDGMGKYVAENTVKKMIRAGKTIKGARVLVLGLTFKENVPDIRNTRVIDVVRELEDYDMDVIVNDPVADPQETLHEYGIELTSLEKIGPVDAIVWAVAHEIYKSISLQEMKKMCSNGNSQPVLVDVKGCISPQQAESEGFIYWSL